A DNA window from Trypanosoma brucei brucei TREU927 chromosome 10, whole genome shotgun sequence contains the following coding sequences:
- a CDS encoding trans-splicing factor, putative (gene in T cruzi experimentally characterised) — MSYIETGWDGFGERVDDLQSRRDEGLDIYLEETIGVGESIASDDDARRHNSVKEVTALLRSGHMSSMLQKLSDYSEQENVKNTITPDDPEYQFVIDSSNLVLRIEVEKSKAVVYARAHYSQRFPELAMFFTSGLLYARVVQLLQNNMDLSQVIDQLDELVPSQLTAVIIACASTTTGRELSPEELQRVLEACQEIETLEAAKQTFLEYIQRSMPLICPNLCAFLGTGITSQLFAIAGGVAPLAAMDPTELSRLGSTRANSSGIALKTTGFLSNSDFVVNHPPQLRPKALRLVSSTATVLARIDANRRAASHQEGVRQRELVRLKMLSWLDPPVLRGAGNNTYERRRRKRPRRNLR, encoded by the coding sequence ATGAGCTATATCGAAACCGGATGGGATGGTTTCGGTGAGCGAGTTGACGACCTCCAGAGCAGGAGAGATGAAGGTCTGGACATTTATTTGGAGGAGACAATTGGTGTAGGGGAGTCCATTGCGtcagatgatgatgcaagACGACACAATAGCGTGAAGGAAGTAACTGCATTGCTGCGGTCTGGCCATATGAGCAGTATGCTGCAGAAACTTAGCGACTACAGTGAGCAGGAAAACGTGAAGAACACGATAACGCCGGATGACCCCGAATATCAGTTTGTGATTGACTCAAGCAACCTTGTACTGCGCATTGAGGTTGAAAAGAGTAAGGCGGTTGTTTACGCACGGGCTCACTACAGTCAGCGGTTTCCAGAGCTTGCCATGTTTTTTACTTCCGGTCTTCTCTATGCACGTGTGGTGCAGCTTCTGCAGAACAATATGGACCTTTCTCAGGTAATTGATCAGCTTGATGAGTTGGTGCCCTCGCAGCTTACCGCTGTTATCATCGCTTGCGCATCGACTACCACAGGACGTGAGCTGTCACCTGAGGAGCTGCAGCGTGTGCTCGAAGCGTGTCAGGAGATAGAAACACTCGAAGCGGCGAAGCAAACCTTTCTGGAATACATCCAGCGGTCGATGCCACTCATCTGTCCAAACCTTTGTGCCTTTCTTGGCACTGGGATCACCTCCCAGCTCTTCGCTATTGCAGGGGGCGTAGCACCGCTTGCAGCTATGGATCCAACAGAATTGTCTCGGCTCGGTAGCACGCGCGCCAACAGTAGCGGTATCGCGCTTAAAACCACTGGATTTTTAAGTAATTCTGATTTTGTTGTTAACCACCCGCCGCAGCTTCGGCCCAAGGCGTTGCGTCTTGTATCTAGCACCGCCACGGTGCTTGCACGCATCGATGCGAATAGACGGGCCGCCAGCCACCAAGAGGGTGTGAGACAGCGTGAACTGGTGCGATTGAAGATGTTGTCGTGGCTTGACCCCCCTGTACTGCGGGGTGCGGGAAACAATACTTACGAGAGACGGAGAAGGAAGCGGCCGCGACGGAATTTAAGATAA